The genomic segment GATGACGATGCCCGTCAGGAATGTTTTCGCGCCTACAAAAGTGCCGCCGACTCTTACGAAGACCACTCTGCTTTTCTGAAACGCGGAGCACGCTATGCTTTCTTATTTCGCCTCGATATAACCGATTATAAAGCCTGGGCACGCGGGCTTAAACAAGCCGGATATGCCACCGATCCTTCCTATGCCAATCGTCTGATAACGATTATAGAAGATTATGAGCTTTATAAATACGACAGTAAACATAGAGAGGAACGGACCTCGAGGGAAGAACCGGTTATTATAAATTCCCATCAGGTTTATCTGGCCAATAAATTGGCCTACGTCATAGCCCGCCGGGGAGATACCTTCAAAGGTTTATCCGCCGAGTTTGATATCAGCCCGAGGAAACTGGTGAAGTATAATGATCTGCAAAAAGACTATACACTTACCGACGGAGACATTATCTACCTGCATGCCAAAAACAAGAAAGCCTCCAAAGAATACATTGTGCATGTGGTAAGAGACGGAGACTCGATGCACATCATTTCGCAGAAGTACGGCATCCGTCTGAAGAATCTGTATAAGATGAACAGTAAAGATCCCGATTACGTGCCCGAAGTGGGAGACCGGCTGAGGCTTCGCTAATCATTCACTTCCCTTCTGTAAAAACGTACAAGGTGTTCGGAAACGAACACCTTTGTTTTTTTGTTATCCCCTGTATTTCAGCTAGTTGACTGTTTGGCATAGCGATTGATAAGAAGAAGATGTATTCTTTTGATTTCATAATCCGTTATTATAATTATCACATGGACAGAGAGATTCCTAAAAAAGAGCTGCTGAAAGAGCGTAATAAGAAAATCATCCGATTCTCTATTATCGGAGTAGCGTGCATTGCCGCTATCAGCGTACTTATTTCGTTGATGCGTACCGGAGTAGAACGGAAAGATCTGGTTTTTTCTACCGTAGATAAAGGAACTATTGAGGTAAGTGTCAGCGCTTCGGGCAAAGTGGCACCGGCGTTCGAAGAGATCATCAATTCACCCATCAATACCCGTATTGTGGAGGTATATCGCAAAGGGGGTGACTCCGTAAACGTGGGCACGCCCATCTTGAAACTCGATTTGCAAAGCACGGAAACGGAATATAACAAGCTGCTGGATGAAGAACAAATGCGCCGCTACAAGCTGGAGCAACTCAAAGTAAATAACCAGACGAAACTGAACGACATGGCGATGCAGATTAAAGTATCTGCCATGAAGCTGAATCGAATGAAGGTGGAGCTACGCAACGAGCACTATCTGGATAGTCTGGGTGCAGGCACAACGGACAAGGTGCGACAAGCCGAACTAAGTTACAACGTGGCCCAACTGGAGTACGAGCAATTGAAACAACAATACACCAACGAACAGCAGGTGCGGGCTGCGGAGCTGAAAGTACAAGAGCTGGATTTCAATATCTTTCGCAAGTCACTGGCCGAAATGAAACGTACGTTGGATGATGCACAGATTCGCTCTCCGCGCAAAGCCATTCTTACTTATATCAATAATCAGGTAGGCGCACAAGTGGCACAAGGCGCACAGGTAGCTGTCATTTCAGACCTTAGTCACTTTAAAGTAGAAGGCGAGATAGCCGATACGTATGGCGATCGGGTATCGGCGGGAGGCAAGGCCATTGTAAAGATTGGCAGCGAGAAGCTCGAAGGAACGGTATCCAGCGTAACGCCGTTGTCTAAAAACGGAGTCATTTCATTTACCGTGCAGTTGGCCGAAGATAATAACAAACGCCTCCGCTCGGGGTTGAAAGTAGATGTATACGTGATGAATGCGGTAAAAGAAGATGTGATGCGCATAGCCAATGCTTCTTTCTACGTGGGGCGTGGCGAATACGAACTGTTTGTGCTGACCTCTTCGGACGAGATAGTGAAACGCAAAGTGCAACTGGGCGACTCTAACTTTGAGTCCGTAGAAGTAATCAGTGGCCTGAAGGTGGGCGACAAAGTCGTTGTGTCCGATATGTCTTCTTACAAGAACAAGAATAAACTCAAAGTGAAATAGAGATGATAACATTATACTTAAAGCAAGCTTGGCAGCTATTGAAACAGAACCTGCTGTTTAGTGGCATATCTATAGTGGGAACGGCATTGTCCATCTCTCTTATCATGATGTTGGTAGTAGCTGTTCAGTCTCGGATAATGAACTACGGGCCCGAAGCGAACCGCGACCGTACGCTCTATGTAAAATGGGCAGGCATTCAAAAGAAGTCCGACCACGAGAATAACGGCAATGGATATCTTTCGCTAAAGACGGCAGATGCCTGCTTTCGTTCGCTTAAAACGCCCGAAGCCGTAAGCATTGTTTCGCCCTTACAAACCCGATTGGCCGCTTTGCCCGGAGGGGTTAAGGCCATGCGTTGCAACACGCTCTTTACCGATGAGCAGTTTTGGCAGGTATTTCGTTTTCACACAATCAGCGGCAGGGTTTATGATCGTGCCGATCTGGATGCCGCCATTCATAAAGCGGTGTTATCCGCCGGCATGGCGCGCACGCTTTTCGGTGATGTGCATGCGGCCGTGGGTAAAACCATTACGCTCGATTACCATTCTTTTACCGTTTGTGCCGTGGTGAGTGATGTTTCTACGCTGGCAACGGATGCTTTTGCACAAATCTGGATACCCTATACTACTGCGCAAATTCGTCGCAACCCGTGGGCGGAAGAAATTTCGGGCAATTATAAAGCCTTTATACTGGCACATCGTTCGGCCGATTTCCCGGCCATCCGTGCGGAAGTAGAACAACGGGTGGCGGTTTACAACGCTTCGCTGCGCGAATATGAATTGAACTTAAGAAGCCAGCCCGATACAAAGATCGTAGAAATAGGCCGCTTCGGCCCCGGAGATCCCGATACTACCTCTTTAATCGTGGGACTTATTTTTACGATAATGATGCTGTTGATTGTTCCGGCGGTAAATATCTCGGGACTCACCTTGAGCCGCATTTATCAGCGTATGCCCGAGATAGGAGTGCGTCGGGCCTACGGAGCCACTCGGATGGAACTGATGCAACAGATCTTAACGGAAAATTTATTGCTCTCTTTACTGGGCGGAGTACTGGGGATCGTATTTAGTTATGCGGGCATTTCCCTTTGTCGCGATTGGGTGCTGGGCACTACCGCCTATTTCGGTATGCACATAAAGCCCGATATGGAGATTTCTCTCTTACTAAATCCGTGGGCGCTCTTGTTTGCCGTTCTGTTCTGTCTCATTCTTAATTTGCTGAGTGCCGGCATACCTGCCTGGCGCGGAGCCTCGGTTGGTATTGTTAAAGCAATTAGTAACGAATAAACTTTGATGAAATGCTAAAACATCTTATACATTTGGTTTGGAATCAGCGCAAACATAATACCTGGTTGTGGGCAGAACTGATGTTGGTCATTCTTTGCTTATGGTATGTAGCCTTGTCGCTCTACAATAACTATTGTAGCTACACCGCTCCGCTGGGGTTCGATATCAGTCACACATACCGTTTGGATGTTGCCCCGCGCGACTCTGATGCCGAAGGTTATATTCCTTTCGATGCATCCAACCCCGGAACAGGATATAATCTGATGGAATTAGTAGAACGCTTACGCCACCTTGAAGGAGTCGAAGGGGTTTCGCTTTCAATAACCTCACATCCTTACAATGCCATGAGTAATTATGCGCAGGCGTATGTCGACACCACGGCAACCCATTTACTCTGGTATCGGGTAACGGATTCTTTCTTCGATGTGTTCCGCATTCAGGCGGCAGACGGCTCCTCTTTGCGTGGCAAACTTACCGATTCATCCGTCATCTTAACACAAGATGCCGCCGAAAAAATGTTTCCGGCGAGTAGCAATGCCGCCGGAAAATCGCTCGACCTCT from the uncultured Bacteroides sp. genome contains:
- a CDS encoding glucosaminidase domain-containing protein encodes the protein MSKIQHTIIFILAALSAFTFSAQAQRKNQRYTEYINKYSSLAVDQMKAHHIPASITLAQGLLESGAGYSELARTSNNHFGIKCGTNWQGPSVSHDDDARQECFRAYKSAADSYEDHSAFLKRGARYAFLFRLDITDYKAWARGLKQAGYATDPSYANRLITIIEDYELYKYDSKHREERTSREEPVIINSHQVYLANKLAYVIARRGDTFKGLSAEFDISPRKLVKYNDLQKDYTLTDGDIIYLHAKNKKASKEYIVHVVRDGDSMHIISQKYGIRLKNLYKMNSKDPDYVPEVGDRLRLR
- a CDS encoding HlyD family efflux transporter periplasmic adaptor subunit; this encodes MDREIPKKELLKERNKKIIRFSIIGVACIAAISVLISLMRTGVERKDLVFSTVDKGTIEVSVSASGKVAPAFEEIINSPINTRIVEVYRKGGDSVNVGTPILKLDLQSTETEYNKLLDEEQMRRYKLEQLKVNNQTKLNDMAMQIKVSAMKLNRMKVELRNEHYLDSLGAGTTDKVRQAELSYNVAQLEYEQLKQQYTNEQQVRAAELKVQELDFNIFRKSLAEMKRTLDDAQIRSPRKAILTYINNQVGAQVAQGAQVAVISDLSHFKVEGEIADTYGDRVSAGGKAIVKIGSEKLEGTVSSVTPLSKNGVISFTVQLAEDNNKRLRSGLKVDVYVMNAVKEDVMRIANASFYVGRGEYELFVLTSSDEIVKRKVQLGDSNFESVEVISGLKVGDKVVVSDMSSYKNKNKLKVK
- a CDS encoding ABC transporter permease, with translation MITLYLKQAWQLLKQNLLFSGISIVGTALSISLIMMLVVAVQSRIMNYGPEANRDRTLYVKWAGIQKKSDHENNGNGYLSLKTADACFRSLKTPEAVSIVSPLQTRLAALPGGVKAMRCNTLFTDEQFWQVFRFHTISGRVYDRADLDAAIHKAVLSAGMARTLFGDVHAAVGKTITLDYHSFTVCAVVSDVSTLATDAFAQIWIPYTTAQIRRNPWAEEISGNYKAFILAHRSADFPAIRAEVEQRVAVYNASLREYELNLRSQPDTKIVEIGRFGPGDPDTTSLIVGLIFTIMMLLIVPAVNISGLTLSRIYQRMPEIGVRRAYGATRMELMQQILTENLLLSLLGGVLGIVFSYAGISLCRDWVLGTTAYFGMHIKPDMEISLLLNPWALLFAVLFCLILNLLSAGIPAWRGASVGIVKAISNE